From Crassaminicella indica, one genomic window encodes:
- a CDS encoding thiazole synthase, producing the protein MDLLKIGGIELKSRLFIGTGKFPSKKIIPDVIKSSETQVVTMAVRRVDLEAKEENILEYISKDVIWLPNTSGARNAEEAVRIARLARAMGCGDWVKIEVISDHKYLLPDNQETIKATEILSKEGFVVLPYMSPDLMSAKRLVDAGAAAVMPLGAPIGTNRGIRTKELIEILIDEIDLPIIVDAGIGKPSEAAEAMEMGAAAVLVNTAIATSDDPVNMAKAFSLAVIAGRTAYLSKLGATKKCAIASSPLTGFLNEGEF; encoded by the coding sequence ATGGATTTATTGAAAATTGGAGGAATTGAATTAAAAAGCAGATTGTTCATTGGGACTGGAAAATTTCCGAGTAAAAAAATTATACCTGATGTTATTAAAAGCTCTGAAACTCAAGTAGTTACAATGGCGGTGAGAAGAGTTGATCTTGAAGCTAAGGAAGAAAATATCCTTGAATATATTTCCAAAGATGTTATATGGCTTCCAAATACCTCTGGAGCAAGAAATGCAGAAGAAGCTGTGAGGATTGCAAGACTTGCAAGGGCTATGGGCTGTGGTGATTGGGTAAAGATTGAGGTTATATCTGATCATAAGTATTTACTTCCTGATAATCAAGAAACTATTAAAGCAACGGAAATTTTATCAAAGGAAGGCTTTGTTGTACTTCCTTATATGAGTCCTGATCTTATGAGTGCAAAGAGATTGGTAGATGCAGGTGCAGCAGCAGTAATGCCTTTGGGGGCACCTATAGGAACAAATAGAGGAATTAGGACGAAGGAGCTTATTGAGATTTTGATTGACGAAATAGATTTACCAATCATTGTAGATGCAGGAATTGGAAAGCCATCAGAGGCGGCTGAAGCTATGGAAATGGGTGCAGCAGCAGTTTTAGTAAATACAGCTATTGCTACTTCTGATGACCCTGTAAATATGGCAAAAGCATTCTCTCTTGCAGTAATAGCAGGAAGAACTGCATATCTTTCAAAATTAGGAGCTACTAAAAAATGTGCTATTGCTTCTTCTCCACTTACAGGATTTTTGAATGAAGGTGAGTTTTGA
- the thiF gene encoding sulfur carrier protein ThiS adenylyltransferase ThiF has protein sequence MKIYVNEKPVIVNERSTAFGIRDFVKKEADIVVLNGFILREDAPLKKDDRLTLIIRGEIPNEEELEALLVARHTPGVHEKVKKACVGIAGLGGLGSNVAVSLARLGIGKLVLIDFDVVEPSNLNRQQYFTKHIGMKKTEAIKDVLKNINPFVDVETKDLYLDESNIKDCFEDADIIVEALDNPMCKATLVNTALSKLPEKYIVAASGMAGYFSNNTIKTKIVRDRFYLVGDEISEAKPGCGLMAPRVAIAANHQANTVLRIILEEYEV, from the coding sequence TTGAAAATATATGTAAATGAAAAGCCGGTTATTGTAAATGAAAGATCTACAGCCTTTGGAATTCGTGATTTTGTAAAAAAGGAAGCAGATATTGTTGTTTTAAACGGATTTATTTTAAGAGAAGATGCACCTTTGAAGAAGGATGACAGACTTACTCTCATTATAAGAGGAGAAATTCCAAATGAAGAGGAGTTAGAAGCTTTACTAGTAGCTAGACATACACCGGGAGTTCATGAAAAAGTAAAAAAGGCATGTGTAGGGATTGCAGGACTTGGGGGACTTGGTTCAAATGTAGCTGTCTCTTTAGCAAGATTAGGAATAGGAAAACTAGTGCTTATAGATTTTGATGTAGTTGAGCCAAGCAATTTAAATAGGCAGCAGTATTTTACAAAGCATATAGGAATGAAAAAAACAGAAGCAATAAAAGATGTCCTAAAAAATATTAATCCTTTTGTAGATGTTGAAACAAAAGATTTATACCTTGATGAAAGCAATATAAAGGATTGCTTTGAAGATGCGGATATTATTGTGGAAGCATTGGACAATCCTATGTGTAAAGCAACTTTAGTCAATACAGCTTTATCTAAGCTTCCTGAGAAATATATCGTTGCAGCCTCTGGAATGGCTGGATATTTTTCGAATAATACAATAAAAACAAAAATAGTGAGAGATCGCTTCTATTTAGTTGGAGATGAAATATCAGAAGCAAAGCCGGGCTGTGGACTCATGGCACCGAGAGTTGCTATCGCCGCAAATCATCAAGCGAATACAGTGCTTAGGATTATTTTAGAAGAATATGAAGTTTAG
- the holB gene encoding DNA polymerase III subunit delta' — protein sequence MRFKDIIGQEKGINYLKRSIQNKRIAHAYIFEGPKGVGKAQIALVFAKAIQCKNYYEDVCNHCSSCLKVNTNNHPDIKMIEPEGKSIKNNQIEDFQQDLLRKPYESNKKIYIIKDANLMTDSAQNRLLKTLEEPPAYAVIILLSTNANSFLPTIKSRCQILKFHPIGEKIIEDILVNKYGMQTDEAKVLAAFSDGSLGKALKLKESEEFKIKREETIKVIEKLLKKDQLMVFELFEFFQQNKAYIDEILDFMLFWFRDILLLSQTESDKFLVNMDKKAALQRHMNYIAYNKIGNIIHIIEKTKNDIKANVNFQLAIEMMLLTIQEE from the coding sequence ATGCGTTTTAAAGATATCATAGGACAAGAGAAGGGAATTAATTATTTAAAAAGGTCTATTCAAAATAAAAGAATTGCTCATGCATATATATTTGAAGGACCAAAGGGTGTTGGGAAAGCACAGATAGCCTTAGTTTTTGCGAAGGCAATACAGTGCAAAAATTATTATGAAGATGTTTGCAATCACTGTTCATCGTGTTTGAAGGTAAATACTAATAACCATCCAGATATAAAAATGATTGAACCAGAAGGGAAAAGTATCAAAAACAACCAAATTGAAGATTTTCAACAGGATTTACTGAGAAAGCCTTATGAGAGCAATAAAAAAATATATATTATAAAGGATGCCAACCTTATGACAGATAGCGCACAAAATCGTCTATTAAAAACTCTAGAGGAGCCGCCAGCATATGCTGTAATAATACTTCTTAGTACTAATGCAAATAGCTTTTTGCCGACTATTAAATCGCGGTGTCAGATATTGAAATTTCATCCAATTGGAGAAAAAATTATAGAGGATATTTTAGTGAATAAGTATGGTATGCAAACCGATGAAGCAAAAGTTCTAGCAGCTTTTTCTGATGGAAGTTTAGGAAAAGCATTGAAGCTGAAGGAATCAGAAGAATTTAAAATTAAAAGAGAAGAAACAATAAAAGTCATTGAAAAGCTCTTAAAAAAAGACCAATTAATGGTATTCGAGTTATTTGAATTTTTTCAACAAAATAAAGCTTATATAGATGAAATATTAGATTTTATGCTTTTTTGGTTTAGAGATATACTTTTACTGAGCCAAACAGAATCAGACAAGTTTTTGGTGAATATGGATAAAAAAGCAGCTTTACAAAGACATATGAATTATATAGCATATAATAAAATAGGAAATATTATTCATATTATAGAAAAAACAAAAAATGATATAAAAGCAAATGTAAATTTTCAATTAGCAATTGAAATGATGCTTTTAACTATACAGGAGGAATAA
- a CDS encoding DUF362 domain-containing protein: MAYVITDACISCGACEPECPVDVISAGDDKYIIDQAGCIECGACANVCPVDAPKPE; the protein is encoded by the coding sequence TTGGCATATGTAATTACAGATGCATGTATTAGCTGTGGTGCATGTGAACCAGAGTGTCCTGTAGATGTAATCAGTGCTGGTGATGACAAGTATATAATCGATCAAGCAGGATGTATAGAATGTGGTGCTTGTGCAAATGTATGTCCTGTAGATGCACCTAAACCAGAATAA
- the thiC gene encoding phosphomethylpyrimidine synthase ThiC, which produces MTYTTQMDAARKGIITKEMELVSKKENIDVEVLKNLIAEGKVIIPANKNHKSLNPEGVGEGLRTKINVNLGISKDCCDIEKELEKVKTAIDMKAEAIMDLSSYGKTEEFRKRLIEMSPAMIGTVPVYDAVGFYDKELKDITAEEFLKVVKKHAEDGVDFVTIHAGINRYTAEVFKRNKRLTNIVSRGGSLIYAWMELNDKENPFYEHFDELLDICEEYDVTLSLGDACRPGSINDATDASQIQELLILGELTLRAWERNVQVMIEGPGHMTINEIAANVMLEKKLCHGAPFYVLGPIVTDVAPGYDHITSAIGGALAASYGVDFLCYVTPAEHLRLPSLEDMKEGIIATRIAAHAGDLGKNIKGAKEWDDAMSKARQALDWEKMFELAIDPEKARRYRKESLPAHKDSCTMCGKMCSMRNMNKVMSGKNINMLREDD; this is translated from the coding sequence ATGACATATACAACACAAATGGATGCAGCTAGAAAAGGTATAATCACAAAGGAAATGGAGCTTGTATCAAAAAAGGAAAATATAGATGTAGAAGTTTTAAAAAATTTGATTGCAGAAGGGAAGGTGATTATTCCTGCAAATAAGAATCATAAAAGCTTAAATCCAGAGGGGGTTGGAGAAGGATTAAGAACAAAAATAAATGTAAACTTAGGTATTTCAAAGGATTGCTGTGATATAGAAAAAGAGCTTGAAAAGGTTAAGACAGCTATTGATATGAAGGCTGAAGCGATTATGGATCTAAGCTCTTATGGAAAAACTGAAGAATTTAGAAAAAGACTGATAGAAATGTCTCCTGCAATGATAGGGACTGTTCCGGTATATGATGCGGTAGGGTTTTATGATAAAGAATTAAAGGATATTACGGCAGAGGAGTTTTTGAAAGTAGTTAAAAAACATGCAGAAGATGGGGTGGATTTTGTTACAATCCATGCAGGCATCAATAGATATACAGCAGAGGTTTTTAAAAGAAATAAAAGACTTACCAATATTGTTTCAAGGGGTGGGTCGTTAATTTATGCTTGGATGGAATTAAATGATAAGGAAAATCCATTTTATGAACATTTTGATGAGTTATTAGATATTTGTGAGGAATATGATGTTACTTTAAGTCTTGGAGATGCATGTAGACCTGGAAGCATCAATGATGCTACAGATGCAAGTCAAATTCAGGAATTACTAATATTAGGAGAGCTGACTTTAAGAGCATGGGAAAGAAATGTGCAGGTAATGATTGAAGGACCTGGACACATGACTATAAATGAAATTGCTGCCAATGTAATGCTTGAAAAAAAGCTTTGTCATGGTGCACCATTTTATGTATTAGGCCCAATAGTTACAGATGTAGCACCAGGATACGACCACATAACGAGTGCTATTGGTGGTGCGTTAGCTGCAAGCTATGGGGTCGATTTTTTATGCTATGTTACACCAGCGGAACATCTAAGGCTTCCAAGCTTAGAAGATATGAAAGAAGGAATCATTGCAACAAGAATTGCTGCACATGCTGGAGATTTAGGGAAAAATATAAAAGGTGCAAAAGAATGGGATGATGCAATGAGTAAGGCAAGACAAGCATTAGATTGGGAAAAGATGTTTGAATTAGCTATTGATCCTGAAAAGGCAAGAAGGTATAGAAAAGAGTCGCTTCCAGCTCACAAAGATAGCTGTACTATGTGTGGAAAAATGTGTTCTATGAGAAATATGAATAAGGTAATGTCAGGGAAAAACATAAATATGTTAAGAGAGGATGACTAA
- a CDS encoding 50S ribosomal protein L25: MLKSVIHGDLRNQIGSNACHRIRNIGHVPAVVYGPNTNTRAIELDKREIDNIIRNYGTNVLFDLQVDNNYSTVIIKEIQRNPLTNEIRHIDLQEISTNKPIHTTVPIRLIGKEKVESSIGVVQQQLREANIECLPDRIPESIDIDISSLAPGNPLRIADVEFGEEISVLNEPYEVVAALTKTEKIVEATEEDDLLEKVIEVPKEIK; the protein is encoded by the coding sequence ATGCTAAAATCTGTTATTCATGGGGACTTGAGAAATCAAATAGGTTCTAATGCGTGCCATCGAATAAGAAACATTGGTCATGTTCCAGCAGTAGTGTATGGACCAAATACTAATACGAGAGCAATAGAATTAGATAAAAGGGAAATAGATAATATCATAAGAAATTATGGAACAAATGTACTCTTTGATTTGCAGGTAGACAACAATTATTCAACAGTTATTATCAAGGAGATTCAGAGAAATCCGTTAACTAATGAAATAAGACATATAGATCTTCAGGAAATTTCTACTAATAAGCCAATACATACAACAGTACCTATCAGATTAATAGGAAAAGAAAAAGTAGAATCAAGTATTGGTGTTGTACAGCAGCAATTAAGAGAAGCTAATATTGAATGTTTACCAGATCGTATTCCTGAGAGCATAGATATAGATATATCATCATTAGCACCAGGAAATCCATTGAGGATAGCAGATGTAGAGTTTGGTGAAGAAATTAGTGTATTAAATGAACCTTATGAAGTTGTTGCGGCACTTACAAAAACAGAAAAAATTGTAGAGGCAACAGAAGAAGATGATTTGCTCGAAAAGGTTATTGAAGTACCCAAAGAGATAAAGTAG
- a CDS encoding peroxiredoxin family protein, with translation MYKKWIIVLVIIVLGTAALGGYLKKEEPKKDPVVESENDDEKDQVIEENGVFVGDKAYDFTLLDKEGNEIKLSDLKGKVVFLNFFTTWSGACNQEMPHIQEIYEKYQEKNIVVLAVNVLAAEKKDAKGVNDFLDEKGYTFPILYDVDGEISVKYKVRTYPTTYIIDEEGIIKEAVTQSMDKKTMLEKIENVLNK, from the coding sequence ATGTACAAAAAATGGATAATTGTATTGGTGATAATTGTACTAGGGACTGCTGCTTTAGGGGGATATCTTAAAAAAGAGGAGCCTAAAAAAGATCCAGTAGTTGAATCAGAAAACGATGATGAAAAGGATCAAGTAATAGAAGAAAATGGTGTATTTGTAGGGGATAAAGCTTATGATTTTACACTTTTAGACAAAGAAGGAAATGAAATAAAATTATCTGATTTAAAGGGAAAAGTTGTATTCCTTAATTTCTTCACTACTTGGAGTGGTGCATGTAATCAAGAAATGCCTCATATACAAGAAATATATGAAAAGTATCAAGAAAAGAATATAGTGGTTTTAGCTGTAAATGTGTTAGCTGCTGAAAAAAAGGATGCAAAAGGTGTGAATGATTTTTTAGATGAAAAGGGATATACATTTCCTATATTATATGATGTAGATGGAGAGATATCAGTTAAATATAAGGTAAGGACATATCCTACTACTTATATTATTGATGAAGAAGGAATAATCAAAGAAGCTGTAACGCAGAGTATGGATAAAAAAACAATGCTTGAAAAAATTGAAAACGTATTAAACAAATAG
- the thiE gene encoding thiamine phosphate synthase — protein MLFLITNRKIIRNKTFIEVIEKAVAGGVEAVILREKDLTYDELLPIAKAVRKITKEKNALLIINRNLEVAKAVGADGYHTGFYDFIKTSFNWKGSLGVSVHSLEEAILAEKKGANYLLASHVYKTDCKKGLAPKGLNFIKEIKENVNIPVIALGGITNKNVREVLLTGVEGIAVMSFIVSSEDPYTAAQKLKENMRIV, from the coding sequence ATGCTTTTTTTAATTACCAACCGAAAAATAATAAGGAATAAAACATTTATAGAGGTCATTGAAAAAGCAGTGGCAGGTGGAGTAGAAGCAGTAATATTAAGAGAAAAGGATTTAACTTATGATGAATTGCTACCAATAGCTAAAGCTGTAAGGAAAATTACAAAAGAAAAAAATGCTTTGCTGATTATAAATCGAAATCTAGAAGTAGCTAAAGCTGTAGGAGCAGATGGTTATCATACAGGATTTTATGATTTTATAAAAACAAGCTTTAATTGGAAAGGCTCTTTAGGAGTTTCTGTTCACAGCTTAGAAGAAGCGATTTTAGCAGAAAAAAAAGGGGCGAATTATTTGCTTGCAAGCCATGTATATAAGACAGATTGCAAAAAAGGATTAGCACCTAAAGGATTAAATTTTATAAAAGAAATAAAAGAGAATGTAAATATTCCAGTCATAGCTTTAGGAGGGATAACTAATAAGAATGTTCGAGAAGTTCTTCTAACAGGAGTAGAAGGAATTGCTGTTATGTCTTTTATTGTATCATCAGAGGACCCTTATACAGCTGCTCAAAAACTTAAAGAAAATATGAGAATTGTATAA
- a CDS encoding M20 family metallopeptidase, which yields MNIKELAKQNKQYVIDLRREFHKYPEPSWQEFRTSKRIKEELDKMGIDYISVAGTGIVAVIKGEKNGKTVALRADIDALQVKEANDIPYKSQNEGIMHACGHDGHGAMLLGAAKILNDCKSEINGTVKLFFQPAEELAAGAEKMVQEGVMEGVDGVFGIHLWTDLACGTVSVEEGPRMASADLFKIKVKGKGGHGSLPHQGVDAVVAASAIVMDLQSVVSREISPLESAVVSIGKFQGGTRFNVIADEAVLEGTTRCFNNEIRKEFPKILERIAKNTAASYRAEAEIEYIHGTPATINEAVCSGIAEKSVEKLLGKEGISKMEKVTGGEDFARYLEGVLAFVGARNEEKQANYPHHHPRFNIDEDALEIGIALYAQFAIDFLNEEKC from the coding sequence ATGAATATAAAAGAATTAGCAAAACAAAACAAACAGTATGTAATTGATTTAAGAAGAGAGTTTCATAAGTATCCTGAACCAAGCTGGCAGGAATTTAGAACTTCAAAAAGAATTAAGGAAGAGCTTGACAAAATGGGGATTGATTATATTTCTGTGGCAGGAACAGGAATCGTAGCAGTTATTAAAGGAGAAAAGAATGGAAAAACAGTAGCGTTAAGAGCTGATATTGATGCATTGCAGGTAAAAGAAGCAAATGATATTCCTTATAAATCTCAAAATGAAGGAATCATGCATGCATGTGGTCATGATGGGCATGGCGCTATGCTTTTAGGAGCTGCGAAAATATTAAATGACTGCAAATCTGAAATCAATGGTACTGTAAAATTATTCTTCCAGCCTGCAGAGGAATTAGCTGCAGGAGCAGAAAAGATGGTTCAAGAAGGGGTTATGGAAGGTGTAGATGGTGTATTTGGTATTCATCTATGGACTGATCTAGCTTGTGGAACTGTATCAGTAGAGGAAGGTCCTCGTATGGCATCAGCAGATTTATTTAAGATCAAAGTAAAAGGAAAGGGTGGGCATGGATCTTTGCCTCATCAAGGAGTTGATGCAGTAGTTGCTGCTTCTGCTATCGTGATGGATTTGCAATCTGTAGTAAGTAGAGAAATAAGTCCATTAGAATCAGCTGTTGTCAGTATAGGAAAATTTCAAGGAGGAACAAGGTTTAATGTAATTGCTGATGAAGCAGTTCTCGAAGGAACGACAAGATGCTTTAATAATGAAATAAGAAAAGAATTCCCTAAAATCCTGGAAAGAATTGCTAAAAATACAGCAGCAAGTTATAGGGCAGAAGCAGAAATTGAATATATTCATGGTACTCCTGCTACGATTAATGAAGCAGTTTGTTCAGGGATAGCTGAAAAGTCTGTAGAAAAGCTATTAGGAAAAGAAGGTATTAGCAAAATGGAAAAAGTAACAGGTGGAGAAGATTTTGCTAGATATCTAGAAGGAGTACTTGCTTTTGTTGGAGCAAGAAATGAAGAAAAGCAGGCAAATTATCCACATCATCATCCAAGATTTAACATAGATGAAGATGCATTAGAAATTGGTATAGCTCTTTATGCGCAGTTTGCAATAGATTTTTTAAATGAGGAAAAATGCTAA
- the thiH gene encoding 2-iminoacetate synthase ThiH produces MGFYDVYINFKDFDYDAFFENVTSTEIKRILNKNKINIYDFLALLSPKAESFLEEMAQKAHALSLQHFGKTILLFTPMYIGNFCVNRCAYCGFNVDNNIKRKKLSPEEIEREAISIAKTGLKHILVLTGESPNATPVSYIIDAVKILKKYFDSVGIEVYPLTQEDYERMVEAGVDNLAVYQEVYDEKIYDRVHISGPKKDYHFRLDTPERGCKAKMRNVNIGALLGLNEWRREAFMSGLHANYLQNKYPDVCISISPPRIRPHAGCFDEVHNVSDKNIVQYLLALRIFMPYLGITLSTRERASFRDHLIPLGVTKMSAGVSTEVGGHSSNDKGEGQFEISDNRSVEEMKNVILSKGYQPVFKDWMQI; encoded by the coding sequence ATGGGCTTTTATGATGTTTATATAAATTTTAAGGATTTTGATTATGATGCTTTTTTTGAAAATGTTACATCAACAGAGATTAAAAGAATACTAAATAAAAATAAAATAAATATTTATGATTTTTTAGCACTATTGTCTCCAAAGGCAGAAAGTTTTTTAGAAGAAATGGCACAAAAGGCACATGCTTTATCATTACAGCATTTTGGAAAGACCATATTATTATTTACTCCAATGTATATAGGAAACTTCTGTGTGAATAGATGTGCTTATTGTGGGTTTAATGTGGATAACAATATTAAAAGAAAAAAATTATCCCCAGAAGAAATAGAAAGGGAAGCTATTTCTATTGCTAAAACAGGACTTAAGCATATTCTTGTTTTAACAGGAGAATCCCCTAATGCTACACCAGTATCTTATATTATAGATGCAGTAAAGATTCTAAAGAAATATTTTGATTCTGTTGGGATTGAAGTATATCCCTTAACGCAAGAGGATTATGAAAGAATGGTAGAAGCAGGGGTAGATAACTTAGCTGTTTATCAAGAGGTATATGATGAGAAGATTTACGATCGGGTACATATATCAGGACCTAAAAAAGATTATCATTTTAGATTAGATACACCTGAAAGAGGATGCAAAGCTAAGATGAGGAATGTGAATATTGGAGCTCTTTTAGGGCTAAATGAATGGAGAAGAGAAGCTTTTATGAGTGGACTTCATGCTAATTATCTCCAAAACAAATACCCAGATGTATGTATTAGTATATCACCACCTCGTATTCGTCCTCATGCAGGATGCTTTGATGAAGTTCATAATGTGAGTGATAAAAATATTGTTCAGTATTTACTAGCTTTAAGGATTTTTATGCCATATTTAGGGATTACATTATCTACTAGGGAAAGAGCAAGCTTTAGAGATCACTTAATCCCTCTAGGCGTTACCAAAATGTCTGCAGGGGTAAGCACAGAAGTAGGAGGACACAGCAGTAATGATAAGGGAGAAGGACAATTTGAGATATCAGATAATAGAAGCGTAGAAGAGATGAAGAATGTTATTTTATCAAAAGGGTATCAGCCAGTATTTAAGGATTGGATGCAAATATAG
- a CDS encoding zinc ribbon domain-containing protein, translating to MKKLNFINSFLCKLLYNTYLAQRKELILGDLSQEQMIKKSNLTKLNRSIKENWGLGKFNTFLTYKAKLHDVKVVYINEAYTSKTCSNCGNRKSMEL from the coding sequence TTGAAAAAACTAAACTTCATTAATAGTTTTTTATGTAAACTCCTTTATAATACTTATTTAGCTCAAAGAAAAGAATTAATTCTTGGAGATTTATCACAAGAGCAAATGATTAAAAAATCAAATTTAACAAAATTAAACAGAAGTATAAAAGAAAATTGGGGATTAGGTAAATTCAATACATTTTTGACATACAAGGCAAAATTGCATGATGTTAAAGTGGTTTATATAAATGAAGCTTATACCTCTAAAACTTGTTCAAATTGTGGTAATCGAAAGAGTATGGAATTATAA
- a CDS encoding sigma factor G inhibitor Gin → MRIFFEKRITRHTGFEYNNKYRSIITIKRLVSCMHKTVSCCMCKEKAPKYIRVLDEYICEECERVISTLDMDDVRYEYYNIIFKKIWHNFLVTL, encoded by the coding sequence ATGAGAATTTTTTTTGAAAAAAGAATAACAAGACATACTGGTTTTGAATACAATAATAAATATAGGTCAATAATCACAATAAAAAGGTTGGTGAGCTGTATGCATAAGACAGTCTCCTGTTGTATGTGCAAAGAAAAAGCACCAAAATATATAAGGGTGTTAGACGAATACATATGTGAAGAATGTGAAAGGGTTATAAGTACTTTAGATATGGATGATGTAAGATACGAATACTATAATATAATTTTTAAGAAAATATGGCATAATTTCTTGGTTACCCTATAG
- a CDS encoding PSP1 domain-containing protein, which translates to MVTVVGVRFKKAGKIYYFDPDEISIEKGQNVIVETARGIEFGEVVVGPKEIEEDDIVAPLKKVLRVATLEDEIQNKQNIEKEQEAFNICLEKISAHQLEMKLIDVEYTFDNNKVIFYFTADGRVDFRELVKDLAAVFKTRIELRQIGVRDEAKMIGGIGPCGKSLCCATWLGDFEPVSIKMAKEQSLSLNPTKISGICGRLMCCLKYEHETYQCLRENLPEQGEKVLTADGVGIVVDNSVLLECVKVRHIVEEKEGAQEYKLSDDIYIYHKEQVKRIGCCCKNETVEISDTEVEGLDELEE; encoded by the coding sequence ATGGTAACTGTTGTTGGTGTAAGATTCAAAAAAGCAGGAAAAATATATTATTTTGATCCAGATGAGATTTCTATTGAAAAAGGACAAAATGTTATTGTTGAAACTGCAAGAGGGATAGAATTTGGAGAAGTTGTAGTAGGACCAAAAGAGATTGAAGAAGATGATATAGTAGCTCCGTTGAAAAAAGTATTAAGGGTAGCTACTTTAGAAGATGAAATACAAAATAAGCAGAATATAGAAAAAGAACAGGAAGCTTTTAACATATGCTTAGAAAAAATTAGTGCTCACCAATTGGAAATGAAGCTGATTGATGTAGAGTATACCTTTGACAATAATAAAGTAATATTTTATTTTACAGCTGATGGGAGAGTAGATTTTAGAGAATTAGTAAAAGATTTGGCAGCAGTCTTTAAAACGAGAATAGAGCTACGTCAAATTGGTGTTAGAGATGAAGCAAAGATGATTGGTGGTATAGGACCTTGTGGAAAAAGTCTTTGCTGTGCTACTTGGCTGGGAGATTTTGAGCCTGTTTCTATAAAAATGGCAAAGGAACAGAGTTTATCGTTAAATCCAACAAAGATATCTGGAATTTGTGGACGACTCATGTGTTGCTTAAAATATGAACATGAAACATATCAGTGTTTAAGAGAAAACCTTCCTGAACAGGGAGAGAAGGTGCTAACAGCAGACGGGGTAGGTATTGTTGTAGATAATAGTGTGCTTTTAGAGTGTGTAAAGGTACGTCATATAGTAGAAGAAAAAGAAGGTGCTCAAGAGTACAAATTAAGTGATGACATATATATTTATCATAAGGAGCAAGTAAAAAGGATTGGATGCTGTTGCAAAAATGAAACGGTAGAGATATCAGATACAGAGGTTGAAGGATTAGACGAATTAGAAGAATAA
- a CDS encoding dTMP kinase, producing MKGKLFVIESGVDASGKATQSEKLYKRLLAEGMNIKKITFPNYESQASALVKMYLNGDFGNKPDDVNPYTASTFYAVDRYASYVKDWKTFLEDGGIIIADRYTTSNMVHQASKFQTQKEKGIFLDWLWDLEFKKMELPIPDEVIFLNMSPEVSYQLMKNRMNKINGQMKKDIHERDFEYLKKTYENALWVANKYHWKKIECIKNQKLKSIDEIHEEIYKIVKEKL from the coding sequence GTGAAGGGAAAATTATTCGTTATAGAATCAGGTGTAGATGCAAGTGGAAAAGCTACTCAATCAGAGAAATTATATAAAAGATTATTGGCTGAAGGAATGAATATAAAAAAAATTACTTTTCCTAATTATGAAAGTCAAGCTTCTGCTCTTGTAAAGATGTATTTGAATGGAGATTTTGGCAATAAGCCAGATGATGTCAATCCATATACTGCTTCTACCTTTTATGCAGTAGATCGATATGCTTCATATGTAAAGGATTGGAAAACCTTCCTTGAAGATGGTGGAATAATTATTGCAGATAGATATACTACTTCAAATATGGTTCATCAGGCTTCTAAGTTTCAGACTCAGAAGGAAAAAGGAATTTTTTTAGATTGGCTATGGGATTTAGAATTTAAAAAGATGGAGCTGCCGATTCCAGATGAAGTGATATTTTTAAATATGAGTCCAGAAGTAAGCTATCAGCTAATGAAAAATCGAATGAATAAAATAAATGGGCAAATGAAAAAGGATATACATGAAAGAGATTTTGAATATCTGAAAAAAACATATGAGAATGCTTTATGGGTAGCGAACAAATATCATTGGAAAAAAATTGAATGCATTAAAAATCAAAAGCTAAAGAGTATTGATGAAATTCATGAAGAGATTTATAAAATAGTAAAAGAAAAGCTGTAA